One window of the Branchiostoma lanceolatum isolate klBraLanc5 chromosome 3, klBraLanc5.hap2, whole genome shotgun sequence genome contains the following:
- the LOC136430101 gene encoding very long chain fatty acid elongase 4-like isoform X3 codes for MAAIAERLTAFHEWAESTSDPRTKDLPFISSPLLSYGLVLLYLLFVWQGPKFMAKRKPFDLRWFMTPYNGVLVAWNGYIFYEFLMTTFMNSGFSLVCQPVDYSQEQTATRLAWACYLFFLSKLVELLDTVVFILRKKTGQVSFLHVYHHATMPMLWFIGVRWIPGGESYFSATLNSFIHVAMYMYYLLAAVGPRLHPYLWWKRYLTTLQLIQFLAIIVHTSVAIYVSCGFPNEYSAALILYGISHILLFGNFYNETYVDEKKKRGRRSEVPAAARPEQTRYNLRRRSTQPGTYAQ; via the exons ATGGCAGCCATAGCAGAAAGGCTTACAGCATTCCACGAGTGGGCAGAGTCTACTTCAG ACCCAAGGACCAAAGACTTGCCGTTTATCAGTTCGCCCCTACTCTCCTATGGCCTGGTGCTGCTCTACCTCCTGTTCGTGTGGCAGGGCCCCAAGTTCATGGCCAAGAGAAAGCCTTTCGACCTTCGCTGGTTCATGACACCGTACAACGGTGTCCTCGTGGCTTGGAATGGGTACATCTTTTACGAG TTCCTGATGACCACCTTCATGAACTCTGGGTTCAGCCTAGTATGTCAACCTGTGGACTACAGTCAGGAGCAGACCGCCACCAGG CTGGCCTGGGCATGTTACCTGTTCTTCCTCTCCAAGCTTGTGGAGCTGTTGGACACG GTGGTGTTCATCCTGCGTAAGAAGACCGGCCAAGTGTCATTCCTGCATGTGTATCACCATGCCACCATGCCCATGTTGTGGTTCATAGGAGTCCGCTGGATCCCTGGAGGagaat CGTACTTCTCGGCCACCCTGAACTCCTTCATCCACGTggcgatgtacatgtactacctgCTGGCCGCTGTTGGGCCAAGACTGCACCCCTACCTGTGGTGGAAACGTTACCTCACCACCCTGCAACTG ATCCAGTTTCTGGCCATCATCGTTCACACCTCCGTGGCGATCTACGTGTCTTGTGGCTTCCCCAACGAGTACAGCGCGGCGCTGATCCTGTACGGAATCTCCCACATTCTCCTCTTTGGCAACTTCTACAACGAGACATACGTG GATGAGAAGAAGAAACGAGGACGACGATCAGAGGTACCGGCGGCGGCCAGGCCTGAACAGACGCGCTACAACCTGCGACGACGGTCCACCCAACCAGGCACGTACGCACAATAA
- the LOC136430100 gene encoding uncharacterized protein isoform X2 codes for MRLLKTTQPLYCLAIFLLMIHASLCSSANDQQTDVNGVPSLFWAEKEANNFLERSSRKKRTLYEECYGEGCVYEEVREVTWNTERSKEYLSTMACDAWGCTAGYLCVRADAGTSGSGPHWRTCNDVNECLTSNGGCEHTCSNNEGSYTCSCYTGYSLSGQHSCTDVNECTSGSNGGCDHLCSNTAGSYRCSCNTGYYLSGQHSCAACDSIADCEVLECTGPGDSTCSRCQYDRGGDALGYLLAADGTSCTQLCSWRPDSLFCYPGNCGSNNLPSSCTCAPEFNGTNCLSIQVPPEMTYCAGMLMGAAGDVSEAPCTDVTTAPSTVWTNLQEEATTMQLEVNWETAFEEPSPSDWPEPYYVDDRKIGMTEASTDWWLERGTGGILNGSLTCQSYEDGSTSHVVSQDSPALSTHNCTRSHVISATPQHGDRLYFTAKSRNGGYAKIRNYDGSSGYTVDPPVYYSGQEVSRTAHFTFDFVPPYHCSVQGNCTDNMLDRGPAITRNGTIRLRWSGWQDDDSGIRAYTYEIARLQPCGDGLGMAGQECQQQESALRPNQTDELCALSLNGTDNGTNSANNITGQNMTTEGNIMWGNCTAAEGNGTEPKLNGTQGENATASTPQVNKRRIREAAVVNGNGTSNITVQGENANGTTGSNGTVTNGGDNSTAGVNSSVDGRNVTNGGNVTDVDEDVVNPLNGSVGADTEQVDVTITEPGVYSVTLTVEDSTGPGVGNVITARRFLLFDDNSTVETDTSGSFPLLVTSAANDTGWLWQTNLHDDNNNDTKFQLTWSGHFFNELHRDNNFLGAIVAHPNNISAEYEETSGQPPITRSREAIPHVNGILLFQTAWDVDHQGGGSLTHPSGDWDNVTDVMVEGQDFEILREDGDTVRFWVRAIDVMGDVAEDDVTIHIDSSPPALGNVTFSVNWTDKIDFLKVHAQAHDLHSGLLDVYWRLQDTITPLLIHGEGRMMFQTAEECEPSQCYCIPKDSDCFFWEYTIDIDVREMNLSVNFLADEVYYVTLTVTNNAMLRTTDERQVIVDKLPGDDDVMWLLMVGGLSVFGVLVLLVVCLLVAKRVIKRKVVPTTAPSKQKYQSAPTPQLEPNKNFCNPSKVILPFKEPTDRMTTML; via the exons ATGAGGCTCTTGAAAACCACCCAACCCTTGTATTGCCTGGCCATATTCTTGCTGATGATTCACGCATCTTTGTG TTCATCAGCGAATGACCAGCAGACTGATGTCAATGGCGTCCCGTCACTCTTCTGGGCCGAGAAAGAAGCAAACAATTTTCTTGAGAGGTCGTCGAGAAAGAAAAGGACGTTGTATGAGGAATGTTACGGTGAAGGGTGCGTCTACGAGGAGGTTCGCGAAGTCACTTGGAACACCGAAAGATCG AAAGAGTACCTGTCCACGATGGCGTGCGACGCCTGGGGATGTACGGCTGGTTACCTGTGCGTCAGGGCGGACGCGGGAACGTCGGGAAGCGGCCCACACTGGAGGACATGTAACG aTGTCAACGAGTGTCTAACAAGCAATGGAGGTTGTGAGCATACCTGTAGCAACAATGAAGGTAGCTACACGTGTAGCTGTTACACCGGGTACAGCCTGTCTGGACAACACTCCTGCACAG ACGTAAACGAGTGTACATCTGGTTCTAACGGGGGATGCGACCACCTGTGTTCCAACACGGCAGGTAGCTACAGGTGCAGCTGTAACACCGGGTACTACCTGTCTGGTCAGCACAGCTGTGCAG CCTGTGACAGTATTGCCGACTGCGAGGTGCTGGAGTGTACAGGGCCAGGTGACTCCACGTGCAGCAGGTGTCAGTACGACCGGGGAGGAGACGCCCTGGGCTACCTGCTGGCAGCCGACGGCACGTCCTGCACAC AGCTGTGCTCCTGGCGGCCGGACAGTCTGTTCTGTTACCCTGGCAACTGTGGCTCCAACAACCTACCGTCATCTTGCACATGCGCACCTGAATTCAATGGAACAAACTGTTTATCAA TACAAGTCCCGCCTGAGATGACCTACTGTGCAGGAATGTTGATGGGTGCAGCAGGCGATGTTTCTGAGGCACCATGTACGGACGTTACAACAGCGCCCTCTACCGTCTGGACTAACCTCCAAGAGGAAGCAACCACAATGCAGTTAGAG GTCAACTGGGAGACTGCGTTTGAAGAGCCGTCGCCTTCTGATTGGCCAGAGCCTTATTACGTGGATGACAGGAAAATCGGGATGACGGAGGCGTCCACAGACTGGTGGTTGGAAAGAG GGACAGGTGGGATTCTGAACGGCTCCCTGACATGTCAATCATATGAGGATGGCAGCACAAGTCACGTGGTCAGTCAGGACAGCCCGGCTCTATCAACTCACAACTGCACCAGAAGTCACGTGATTTCTGCCACACCTCAACATGGGGACAG GCTGTATTTTACTGCCAAGTCGAGAAATGGTGGATACGCGAAGATCAGGAACTATGACGGTTCCTCCGGCTACACCGTGGACCCTCCCGTGTACTACTCGGGCCAGGAGGTCTCGCGGACCGCCCACTTCACCTTCGACTTCGTCCCACCGTACCACTGCTCTGTACAGGGCAACTGTACGGACAACATGCTCGACAGGGGGCCAGCCATAACTAGAAAC GGTACAATTCGCCTGCGCTGGTCCGGCTGGCAGGACGACGACTCCGGTATTCGGGCGTACACGTACGAGATAGCCCGGCTGCAGCCGTGTGGGGACGGTCTGGGGATGGCGGGGCAGGAGTGTCAACAACAGGAGAGCGCGTTACGTCCGAACCAGACCGACGAGCTGTGTGCGCTCAGTCTCAACGGCACCGACAACGGGACAAACAGTGCCAATAACATCACAGGACAGAATATGACAACTGAAGGTAACATCATGTGGGGAAACTGTACTGCTGCAGAAGGCAATGGCACAGAACCAAAGCTAAACGGCACCCAAGGGGAGAATGCCACGGCTAGTACACCGCAGGTAAACAAGAGACGAATCAGAGAGGCTGCTGTAGTGAACGGAAACGGTACATCAAACATCACAGTACAAGGAGAAAACGCCAACGGTACAACAGGGTCTAATGGAACGGTCACAAACGGTGGTGACAATTCGACGGCCGGTGTAAATTCGTCTGTGGACGGTCGGAACGTCACAAATGGCGGGAACGTGACAGACGTAGACGAGGACGTAGTGAATCCGCTAAACGGAAGTGTTGGAGCCGACACCGAGCAGGTGGACGTCACTATCACCGAGCCAG GTGTGTACTCTGTGACTCTCACCGTGGAAGACAGCACGGGTCCGGGTGTTGGTAACGTCATCACGGCGCGAAGGTTTCTGCTCTTCGACGACAACAGCACGGTGGAGACAGACACATCCGGGAGCTTCCCTCTCCTCGTGACGTCAGCAGCTAACGACACAGGTTGGCTGTGGCAAACGAACTTACATGACGATAACAACAATGACACGAAG TTCCAGTTGACATGGTCTGGTCACTTCTTCAACGAGTTACATCGTGACAACAACTTCCTCGGCGCTATCGTGGCACACCCGAATAACATCTCAGCGGAGTATGAGGAAACATCAG GGCAACCCCCGATCACCAGGTCACGTGAGGCGATCCCGCACGTGAATGGGATCTTGCTGTTTCAGACGGCCTGGGACGTGGATCACCAGGGAGGGGGGAGTCTCACTCACCCGTCCGGGGACTGGGACAACGTCACCGACGTCATG GTAGAGGGACAAGATTTTGAGATCCTGCGTGAAGACGGCGACACAGTTCGCTTCTGGGTTCGCGCCATTGACGTCATGGGTGACGTCGCCGAAGATGACGTCACCATCCACATCGACTCGTCCCCACCTGCTTTGGGAAACGTCACCTTTTCAGTGAACTGGACTGACAAGATAGACTTCCTCAA AGTTCATGCTCAAGCACACGACCTGCACAGCGGACTTCTCGACGTGTACTGGAGGCTGCAGGACACGATCACACCTCTCCTGATACACGGAGAAGGACGGATGATGTTTCAAACCGCAGAA GAGTGTGAACCATCGCAGTGTTACTGCATCCCCAAGGACAGCGACTGTTTCTTTTGGGAGTACACAATAGACATCGACGTCAGGGAGATGAACCTGTCAGTCAACTTTCTCGCCGATGAAGTGTACTACGTCACCCTGACTGTGACTAACAACGCTATGCTGCGGACTACAGATGAACGACAG GTTATTGTGGACAAGCTACCAG GCGACGATGACGTTATGTGGTTACTGATGGTCGGTGGGTTATCCGTGTTCGGTGTGCTGGTTCTGTTAGTAGTATGTCTGCTGGTGGCCAAACGGGTCATCAAACGGAAGGTGGTTCCTACTACAG CACCTAGCAAACAGAAGTACCAGTCTGCACCCACCCCACAGCTAGAGCCCAACAAGAACTTCTGCAACCCAAGTAAAGTCATTCTTCCATTCAAGGAGCCAACTGATAGGATGACCACCATGTTGTGA
- the LOC136430100 gene encoding uncharacterized protein isoform X1: protein MPLSQRLLGTLPQLRKHGETKNMRLLKTTQPLYCLAIFLLMIHASLCSSANDQQTDVNGVPSLFWAEKEANNFLERSSRKKRTLYEECYGEGCVYEEVREVTWNTERSKEYLSTMACDAWGCTAGYLCVRADAGTSGSGPHWRTCNDVNECLTSNGGCEHTCSNNEGSYTCSCYTGYSLSGQHSCTDVNECTSGSNGGCDHLCSNTAGSYRCSCNTGYYLSGQHSCAACDSIADCEVLECTGPGDSTCSRCQYDRGGDALGYLLAADGTSCTQLCSWRPDSLFCYPGNCGSNNLPSSCTCAPEFNGTNCLSIQVPPEMTYCAGMLMGAAGDVSEAPCTDVTTAPSTVWTNLQEEATTMQLEVNWETAFEEPSPSDWPEPYYVDDRKIGMTEASTDWWLERGTGGILNGSLTCQSYEDGSTSHVVSQDSPALSTHNCTRSHVISATPQHGDRLYFTAKSRNGGYAKIRNYDGSSGYTVDPPVYYSGQEVSRTAHFTFDFVPPYHCSVQGNCTDNMLDRGPAITRNGTIRLRWSGWQDDDSGIRAYTYEIARLQPCGDGLGMAGQECQQQESALRPNQTDELCALSLNGTDNGTNSANNITGQNMTTEGNIMWGNCTAAEGNGTEPKLNGTQGENATASTPQVNKRRIREAAVVNGNGTSNITVQGENANGTTGSNGTVTNGGDNSTAGVNSSVDGRNVTNGGNVTDVDEDVVNPLNGSVGADTEQVDVTITEPGVYSVTLTVEDSTGPGVGNVITARRFLLFDDNSTVETDTSGSFPLLVTSAANDTGWLWQTNLHDDNNNDTKFQLTWSGHFFNELHRDNNFLGAIVAHPNNISAEYEETSGQPPITRSREAIPHVNGILLFQTAWDVDHQGGGSLTHPSGDWDNVTDVMVEGQDFEILREDGDTVRFWVRAIDVMGDVAEDDVTIHIDSSPPALGNVTFSVNWTDKIDFLKVHAQAHDLHSGLLDVYWRLQDTITPLLIHGEGRMMFQTAEECEPSQCYCIPKDSDCFFWEYTIDIDVREMNLSVNFLADEVYYVTLTVTNNAMLRTTDERQVIVDKLPGDDDVMWLLMVGGLSVFGVLVLLVVCLLVAKRVIKRKVVPTTAPSKQKYQSAPTPQLEPNKNFCNPSKVILPFKEPTDRMTTML from the exons ATGCCCCTGAGTCAGCGCTTACTTGGTACTCTCCCACAGCTCCGTAAACACGGCGAGACC AAAAACATGAGGCTCTTGAAAACCACCCAACCCTTGTATTGCCTGGCCATATTCTTGCTGATGATTCACGCATCTTTGTG TTCATCAGCGAATGACCAGCAGACTGATGTCAATGGCGTCCCGTCACTCTTCTGGGCCGAGAAAGAAGCAAACAATTTTCTTGAGAGGTCGTCGAGAAAGAAAAGGACGTTGTATGAGGAATGTTACGGTGAAGGGTGCGTCTACGAGGAGGTTCGCGAAGTCACTTGGAACACCGAAAGATCG AAAGAGTACCTGTCCACGATGGCGTGCGACGCCTGGGGATGTACGGCTGGTTACCTGTGCGTCAGGGCGGACGCGGGAACGTCGGGAAGCGGCCCACACTGGAGGACATGTAACG aTGTCAACGAGTGTCTAACAAGCAATGGAGGTTGTGAGCATACCTGTAGCAACAATGAAGGTAGCTACACGTGTAGCTGTTACACCGGGTACAGCCTGTCTGGACAACACTCCTGCACAG ACGTAAACGAGTGTACATCTGGTTCTAACGGGGGATGCGACCACCTGTGTTCCAACACGGCAGGTAGCTACAGGTGCAGCTGTAACACCGGGTACTACCTGTCTGGTCAGCACAGCTGTGCAG CCTGTGACAGTATTGCCGACTGCGAGGTGCTGGAGTGTACAGGGCCAGGTGACTCCACGTGCAGCAGGTGTCAGTACGACCGGGGAGGAGACGCCCTGGGCTACCTGCTGGCAGCCGACGGCACGTCCTGCACAC AGCTGTGCTCCTGGCGGCCGGACAGTCTGTTCTGTTACCCTGGCAACTGTGGCTCCAACAACCTACCGTCATCTTGCACATGCGCACCTGAATTCAATGGAACAAACTGTTTATCAA TACAAGTCCCGCCTGAGATGACCTACTGTGCAGGAATGTTGATGGGTGCAGCAGGCGATGTTTCTGAGGCACCATGTACGGACGTTACAACAGCGCCCTCTACCGTCTGGACTAACCTCCAAGAGGAAGCAACCACAATGCAGTTAGAG GTCAACTGGGAGACTGCGTTTGAAGAGCCGTCGCCTTCTGATTGGCCAGAGCCTTATTACGTGGATGACAGGAAAATCGGGATGACGGAGGCGTCCACAGACTGGTGGTTGGAAAGAG GGACAGGTGGGATTCTGAACGGCTCCCTGACATGTCAATCATATGAGGATGGCAGCACAAGTCACGTGGTCAGTCAGGACAGCCCGGCTCTATCAACTCACAACTGCACCAGAAGTCACGTGATTTCTGCCACACCTCAACATGGGGACAG GCTGTATTTTACTGCCAAGTCGAGAAATGGTGGATACGCGAAGATCAGGAACTATGACGGTTCCTCCGGCTACACCGTGGACCCTCCCGTGTACTACTCGGGCCAGGAGGTCTCGCGGACCGCCCACTTCACCTTCGACTTCGTCCCACCGTACCACTGCTCTGTACAGGGCAACTGTACGGACAACATGCTCGACAGGGGGCCAGCCATAACTAGAAAC GGTACAATTCGCCTGCGCTGGTCCGGCTGGCAGGACGACGACTCCGGTATTCGGGCGTACACGTACGAGATAGCCCGGCTGCAGCCGTGTGGGGACGGTCTGGGGATGGCGGGGCAGGAGTGTCAACAACAGGAGAGCGCGTTACGTCCGAACCAGACCGACGAGCTGTGTGCGCTCAGTCTCAACGGCACCGACAACGGGACAAACAGTGCCAATAACATCACAGGACAGAATATGACAACTGAAGGTAACATCATGTGGGGAAACTGTACTGCTGCAGAAGGCAATGGCACAGAACCAAAGCTAAACGGCACCCAAGGGGAGAATGCCACGGCTAGTACACCGCAGGTAAACAAGAGACGAATCAGAGAGGCTGCTGTAGTGAACGGAAACGGTACATCAAACATCACAGTACAAGGAGAAAACGCCAACGGTACAACAGGGTCTAATGGAACGGTCACAAACGGTGGTGACAATTCGACGGCCGGTGTAAATTCGTCTGTGGACGGTCGGAACGTCACAAATGGCGGGAACGTGACAGACGTAGACGAGGACGTAGTGAATCCGCTAAACGGAAGTGTTGGAGCCGACACCGAGCAGGTGGACGTCACTATCACCGAGCCAG GTGTGTACTCTGTGACTCTCACCGTGGAAGACAGCACGGGTCCGGGTGTTGGTAACGTCATCACGGCGCGAAGGTTTCTGCTCTTCGACGACAACAGCACGGTGGAGACAGACACATCCGGGAGCTTCCCTCTCCTCGTGACGTCAGCAGCTAACGACACAGGTTGGCTGTGGCAAACGAACTTACATGACGATAACAACAATGACACGAAG TTCCAGTTGACATGGTCTGGTCACTTCTTCAACGAGTTACATCGTGACAACAACTTCCTCGGCGCTATCGTGGCACACCCGAATAACATCTCAGCGGAGTATGAGGAAACATCAG GGCAACCCCCGATCACCAGGTCACGTGAGGCGATCCCGCACGTGAATGGGATCTTGCTGTTTCAGACGGCCTGGGACGTGGATCACCAGGGAGGGGGGAGTCTCACTCACCCGTCCGGGGACTGGGACAACGTCACCGACGTCATG GTAGAGGGACAAGATTTTGAGATCCTGCGTGAAGACGGCGACACAGTTCGCTTCTGGGTTCGCGCCATTGACGTCATGGGTGACGTCGCCGAAGATGACGTCACCATCCACATCGACTCGTCCCCACCTGCTTTGGGAAACGTCACCTTTTCAGTGAACTGGACTGACAAGATAGACTTCCTCAA AGTTCATGCTCAAGCACACGACCTGCACAGCGGACTTCTCGACGTGTACTGGAGGCTGCAGGACACGATCACACCTCTCCTGATACACGGAGAAGGACGGATGATGTTTCAAACCGCAGAA GAGTGTGAACCATCGCAGTGTTACTGCATCCCCAAGGACAGCGACTGTTTCTTTTGGGAGTACACAATAGACATCGACGTCAGGGAGATGAACCTGTCAGTCAACTTTCTCGCCGATGAAGTGTACTACGTCACCCTGACTGTGACTAACAACGCTATGCTGCGGACTACAGATGAACGACAG GTTATTGTGGACAAGCTACCAG GCGACGATGACGTTATGTGGTTACTGATGGTCGGTGGGTTATCCGTGTTCGGTGTGCTGGTTCTGTTAGTAGTATGTCTGCTGGTGGCCAAACGGGTCATCAAACGGAAGGTGGTTCCTACTACAG CACCTAGCAAACAGAAGTACCAGTCTGCACCCACCCCACAGCTAGAGCCCAACAAGAACTTCTGCAACCCAAGTAAAGTCATTCTTCCATTCAAGGAGCCAACTGATAGGATGACCACCATGTTGTGA